The Nitrospira tepida genome includes a window with the following:
- a CDS encoding lasso peptide biosynthesis B2 protein: protein MLSIMIPEALTSWRRIRLIARSAAVLLVVRLGLRVARLPQVLRWLHRDVVPRQQDLPTLTELAYYTDRWLALFPANPNGNCLPRAVALYRLARAYGFPVRFQCGVQRQGTQLGGHAWLLMEDRALLESTNQWAQFAVTFSFPPDGAAGREAIASIGRPDSSLSA from the coding sequence TTGCTGTCCATTATGATCCCGGAGGCTCTCACCTCATGGAGAAGGATCAGGCTGATCGCCAGAAGCGCGGCAGTACTGCTGGTTGTGCGCCTCGGCCTTCGGGTCGCCCGCCTGCCGCAGGTCTTGCGCTGGCTGCATCGTGATGTTGTGCCGCGGCAGCAGGACCTCCCCACCCTGACCGAGCTGGCCTATTACACAGACCGCTGGTTGGCGTTGTTTCCCGCCAATCCCAACGGCAACTGTTTGCCTCGGGCGGTCGCGTTGTATCGTCTGGCCCGGGCTTACGGGTTCCCCGTTCGCTTTCAGTGCGGCGTCCAACGGCAGGGCACGCAACTTGGCGGACATGCCTGGCTGCTGATGGAGGACCGCGCCTTGCTGGAATCGACGAATCAGTGGGCGCAGTTTGCCGTCACCTTCTCGTTTCCTCCCGACGGAGCAGCCGGCCGGGAAGCCATTGCGTCGATCGGCCGGCCGGATTCCTCTCTGTCTGCGTAA
- a CDS encoding class I SAM-dependent methyltransferase: MKPLPTIRTFEDFRDAVNGYRLPRLILTALDLDLFTHIGTGTWSIPDLAKQVAASERGLNILCRNLASAGLLIKKGGRYRSSRLAAVELNAKSPHHRQAYVELLREGWANWSQLTESVRTGREVDPDTSPDDPAYRRQFSWAMHHRAVEPAPRVVVQVPLKGVKTLLDLGGGPGTYALEFLARHPRLQATLCDRAPALEVAREIAATHKGGARLSYLPLNFMEADVPGQYDVIWYSNVLHIYSPEDNQALFKRLVPILTPGGRLIIQDAFLLDREGLYPAEANLFAGTMLLCTERGNTYSLSETAGWLRQAGFRRVRTIPIKKGTGDWEGGLLEASLSR, encoded by the coding sequence ATGAAGCCTCTGCCTACCATCCGGACGTTCGAAGACTTTCGTGATGCGGTCAACGGCTATCGCCTGCCTCGTCTGATCCTGACGGCGCTGGACCTGGATCTGTTCACCCACATCGGAACAGGGACCTGGTCGATCCCGGACCTCGCCAAGCAGGTGGCGGCAAGCGAACGGGGCTTGAACATCCTCTGCCGAAACCTGGCGAGCGCCGGCCTCTTGATCAAAAAAGGGGGCCGGTATCGGAGCAGCCGGCTGGCCGCCGTCGAACTCAATGCCAAGAGCCCCCATCACCGGCAGGCCTATGTCGAGCTGCTGCGGGAGGGTTGGGCGAACTGGTCACAATTGACTGAATCGGTGCGCACCGGGCGCGAGGTCGATCCGGATACGAGCCCCGACGATCCGGCCTATCGCCGCCAGTTCAGTTGGGCCATGCACCATCGAGCGGTGGAACCCGCTCCTCGCGTGGTGGTCCAAGTGCCGTTAAAAGGAGTCAAGACTCTGCTGGATCTGGGCGGCGGCCCCGGCACCTATGCGCTGGAATTTCTCGCGCGGCATCCCCGCTTGCAAGCCACCTTGTGCGATCGGGCTCCGGCCTTGGAGGTCGCGCGTGAAATCGCCGCCACTCACAAGGGCGGCGCCCGGCTTTCCTATCTCCCGTTGAACTTCATGGAAGCCGATGTGCCCGGACAATATGACGTCATCTGGTATTCGAATGTCCTGCACATTTACTCCCCGGAAGACAACCAGGCTCTGTTCAAACGATTAGTGCCCATCCTGACCCCGGGAGGGCGCCTGATCATTCAGGATGCGTTCCTCCTGGATCGAGAGGGGCTATATCCGGCGGAGGCCAACCTGTTTGCCGGGACGATGCTGCTCTGCACCGAGCGGGGCAACACCTATTCGCTGTCGGAAACGGCGGGATGGCTGCGGCAGGCTGGGTTCAGGCGGGTCCGCACGATCCCGATCAAGAAGGGGACGGGTGACTGGGAGGGCGGCCTTTTGGAAGCGTCCCTGAGTCGATGA
- a CDS encoding tetratricopeptide repeat protein → MHTSSEELNRRGNEYFAAGRYTEAYTCYMKALEFDRFSGDRRSLVATLGNLGNICAVSGRRDPAQAYYLEVLELQKILGDERGIGTTLANLGNLRADAGEWDRARAYYLEALDIMNRTKDAAAKAILLSDLGLVARETGDLAGALDYYEQSLVLMQRVGNPGGIADAWRMKGRTYLAQKRYEEALACCQTSLAMAERHRDELRAGGARYVMAQCHEEQGHLQEAAELLERVVAMDRKYRLPKLEENTIRLQVLRQRLTRASVDPRKSGTGSLA, encoded by the coding sequence ATGCACACCTCATCCGAAGAACTCAATCGGCGGGGAAACGAATACTTTGCCGCGGGACGCTATACCGAAGCCTATACCTGTTACATGAAGGCGCTGGAGTTCGATCGGTTCAGCGGGGATCGGCGCTCGTTGGTCGCCACCCTGGGGAATCTGGGAAACATCTGTGCCGTCAGCGGGCGGCGGGATCCGGCTCAGGCCTATTACCTTGAGGTCCTGGAGCTGCAAAAGATACTCGGGGACGAACGGGGAATCGGCACGACCTTGGCCAACCTCGGCAACCTGCGCGCGGATGCGGGAGAATGGGACCGGGCGCGGGCCTATTACCTGGAAGCGCTGGATATCATGAACCGGACCAAGGACGCCGCGGCCAAGGCGATCCTGTTGTCCGATTTGGGGCTGGTCGCGAGGGAAACGGGCGATCTGGCCGGCGCCCTCGACTATTATGAGCAATCGCTGGTGCTGATGCAGCGGGTAGGGAACCCAGGCGGAATTGCGGACGCCTGGCGGATGAAAGGCCGCACCTATCTGGCTCAGAAGCGCTACGAAGAAGCCCTGGCCTGTTGCCAAACCAGCCTGGCGATGGCCGAGCGTCATCGCGATGAATTGCGCGCGGGTGGGGCCCGGTATGTGATGGCGCAGTGCCACGAGGAACAGGGCCATTTGCAGGAGGCGGCGGAATTGCTGGAGCGGGTCGTTGCCATGGATCGGAAATATCGGTTGCCCAAGTTGGAAGAGAATACGATCCGGTTGCAGGTGCTCAGACAGCGGCTCACCAGGGCGTCGGTCGACCCACGCAAGTCGGGCACAGGGTCTTTGGCATGA
- the purL gene encoding phosphoribosylformylglycinamidine synthase subunit PurL, translated as MIITKDLLVQHKLTEEEYKKIVEILGREPNLTELGMFSAMWSEHCSYKSSRIHLKKLPTTGPRVVQGPGENAGAVDIGDGLCGVFKMESHNHPSFIEPYQGAATGVGGILRDIFTMGARPVALLDSLRFGGLENPKNRHLMKGVVSGIAGYGNCMGVPTVGGETVFNDIYTLNPLVNVFCLGIARKDRIFLGKAAGVGNPLIYVGSKTGRDGIHGATMASDSFDDQAQQKRPTVQVGDPFTEKLLLEACMEIMDQDLLVGIQDMGAAGLTSSSCEMASREGTGVEIELANVPRREPGMTPYEIMLSESQERMLMVAKAGREDDVVRICKKWELDVAVIGKVTDTGRVVVMDNGTVVADIPAKALADEGPRYDRPRAQPPYQDMLQMVNWDAIRDVSDPNKVLLDLLGSPTIASKRWVYEQYDHMVRTNTQVRPGSDAAVIRVKGTEKALAVSVDCNSRYCLLNPYEGAKIAVAECARNLVCSGAEPIGVTDCLNYGNPERPDIMWQLVLGIEGIKDACEALNVPVVSGNVSLYNETNGLSIYPTPMIGMVGVIDRAEQAVTQWFKQVDDDIILLGETGEDLGGTEYLKVVHAREQGSPPVLHLDKERALQTCLLGLIREGLIQSAHDCSDGGLAVALAECSLSSPGVRLGAVVQLPRSQFRRDAQLFGESQSRAVLSVTPEHRDAVLSAAEQAGVPAAVIGKVGGERLTIELPIESGAGCRIDLPVETLYETWADAIERALTGT; from the coding sequence ATGATCATCACCAAAGACCTCCTCGTGCAGCATAAGCTGACGGAGGAGGAATACAAGAAGATCGTCGAGATTCTCGGGCGGGAGCCGAACCTGACCGAGCTGGGCATGTTCTCGGCCATGTGGTCGGAACATTGCTCGTACAAGAGCTCGCGCATTCATCTCAAGAAGCTCCCCACGACGGGACCGAGGGTGGTGCAGGGGCCGGGCGAGAACGCGGGCGCGGTGGACATCGGCGACGGGCTCTGCGGGGTCTTCAAGATGGAATCGCACAACCATCCCTCGTTCATCGAACCCTATCAGGGAGCCGCGACCGGAGTCGGCGGCATCCTGCGGGACATCTTTACGATGGGCGCCAGGCCGGTGGCCCTGTTGGATTCGCTGCGTTTCGGCGGGCTCGAGAATCCGAAGAACCGCCACCTCATGAAGGGGGTCGTTTCGGGGATCGCGGGCTACGGCAACTGTATGGGCGTGCCGACGGTGGGCGGTGAAACGGTTTTCAATGACATCTATACGCTCAACCCGCTCGTCAACGTCTTTTGCCTCGGGATCGCGCGGAAGGACCGGATTTTTCTCGGCAAGGCGGCCGGTGTCGGCAATCCCTTGATCTATGTCGGGTCGAAGACCGGGCGGGACGGGATTCACGGGGCCACGATGGCGTCGGACTCATTCGACGACCAAGCTCAGCAGAAACGTCCCACCGTGCAGGTGGGCGATCCATTTACCGAAAAGCTTCTGCTCGAAGCCTGCATGGAAATCATGGACCAGGACCTCTTGGTGGGGATTCAGGACATGGGGGCGGCGGGCCTCACCAGCTCGTCCTGCGAAATGGCGTCGCGGGAGGGGACGGGCGTGGAAATTGAGCTTGCGAATGTCCCCCGCCGCGAGCCGGGGATGACGCCCTACGAGATCATGTTGTCGGAATCGCAAGAGCGCATGTTAATGGTCGCCAAGGCGGGCCGCGAGGACGACGTCGTCCGGATCTGCAAGAAATGGGAGCTGGACGTCGCGGTGATCGGGAAGGTGACGGATACGGGGCGCGTCGTCGTCATGGACAACGGGACGGTCGTGGCGGACATCCCCGCCAAGGCCCTGGCCGACGAGGGGCCTCGTTACGATCGTCCCCGGGCCCAGCCTCCCTATCAGGACATGCTCCAGATGGTGAACTGGGACGCGATCCGCGACGTGAGCGATCCCAACAAGGTCCTGCTGGACCTGCTCGGCTCGCCCACCATCGCGAGCAAGCGCTGGGTCTATGAACAATACGACCACATGGTGCGGACGAACACGCAGGTGCGGCCCGGATCGGATGCGGCGGTCATCAGGGTGAAGGGAACGGAGAAGGCCCTGGCTGTTTCGGTGGATTGCAACAGCCGCTATTGCCTGCTGAATCCCTATGAAGGGGCCAAGATCGCTGTGGCCGAATGCGCGCGCAATCTGGTCTGCTCCGGGGCCGAACCGATCGGCGTCACCGATTGTTTGAATTACGGCAATCCCGAGCGGCCCGACATCATGTGGCAGCTCGTGCTCGGTATTGAGGGCATCAAGGACGCCTGCGAGGCCTTGAACGTCCCGGTGGTCAGCGGCAACGTGAGCCTGTACAACGAAACGAACGGCCTGTCGATTTATCCAACGCCCATGATCGGCATGGTGGGGGTGATCGACCGGGCTGAACAGGCTGTCACGCAATGGTTCAAGCAGGTAGATGACGACATCATCCTGCTCGGCGAGACCGGCGAAGATCTGGGAGGGACCGAGTACCTCAAAGTGGTCCATGCACGCGAGCAAGGGAGTCCCCCGGTGCTCCATTTGGACAAAGAACGGGCCTTACAGACCTGTTTGCTCGGGCTGATCCGGGAGGGGTTGATCCAGTCCGCCCACGACTGTTCGGACGGGGGGCTAGCCGTGGCCCTGGCGGAATGCAGCCTTTCCTCCCCTGGGGTTCGACTCGGCGCTGTGGTACAATTGCCCCGCTCCCAATTCAGACGTGATGCCCAATTGTTCGGCGAGAGCCAGTCTCGCGCCGTGCTCTCCGTCACTCCGGAGCATCGTGATGCCGTGTTGTCCGCCGCGGAGCAGGCTGGAGTGCCGGCAGCCGTGATCGGAAAGGTCGGGGGCGAGCGGCTGACGATTGAGCTGCCGATTGAATCCGGCGCCGGTTGCCGCATCGATCTTCCCGTCGAAACCTTATACGAGACCTGGGCCGATGCCATTGAACGGGCGCTCACAGGGACGTAA
- a CDS encoding thiol-disulfide oxidoreductase DCC family protein — protein sequence MPSERPRPSRECILIYDGECRVCMAAKTHLQRWREKDGHRIAYVPYQSQEAEPWLGDLPRPSRPDVAVLVAADGTLYRGLDAFIELLPHLEKGRFLARLLKLPPIRPIARLAYRLFARHRYRWFGAVKPSDAA from the coding sequence ATGCCATCCGAACGGCCGCGACCCTCCCGGGAATGTATCCTGATCTACGACGGCGAATGCCGTGTCTGCATGGCCGCCAAGACCCATCTTCAACGGTGGCGCGAGAAGGACGGGCATCGGATCGCCTACGTGCCCTATCAGAGCCAGGAGGCGGAACCATGGTTGGGCGATCTTCCACGGCCGTCCCGCCCCGATGTGGCGGTGCTTGTCGCCGCGGACGGGACCCTGTACCGGGGGCTTGACGCGTTCATCGAGCTGCTGCCTCACTTGGAAAAAGGTCGATTCCTCGCGAGGTTGTTAAAGCTTCCTCCGATCCGGCCAATCGCCCGGTTGGCCTATCGCTTATTTGCCCGCCACCGTTATCGATGGTTCGGCGCGGTCAAGCCCTCTGATGCGGCCTGA
- the purF gene encoding amidophosphoribosyltransferase: protein MANDDGNMQLITPDKFHDECAVFGVFNHPEAANLAYLGLYALQHRGQEASGIVSSDGQHFYVQKGKGLVADIYSKSVLAQLPGHMAIGHNRYSTAGGSDFKNVQPLTVNFALGNLALAHNGNLINAQMLRNELEAYGAIFQSTSDTEVIIHLIAHSRADTLLARVVDALSQVRGAYSLVLMTDEGLMAVRDPHGFRPLCLGQVRDSWMVASESCAFDLLDAEYVREIEPGELVVINEKKVASYRPFAPANSAMCVFEYVYFARPDSRIFGGGHAVYQVRKALGRQLAQEAWVAADLVVPVPDSGVPAALGYSEGSGIPFETGLMRNHYVGRTFIEPEQSIRHFGVKVKLNAIPEVLEGKRVVVVDDSIVRGTTSRKIVKMLRNAGAKEVHMRISSPPIVAPCFYGIDTPTKRELIGSSHTVEEIRKYVTADSVAYLSLDGMLKAAPASAERYCAACFTDRYPIPFTKAEELQLGLFEPHH, encoded by the coding sequence ATGGCGAATGACGATGGGAATATGCAACTGATCACGCCCGATAAATTTCACGACGAGTGCGCCGTCTTCGGGGTGTTCAACCACCCCGAGGCTGCCAACCTGGCCTATCTGGGTCTGTACGCGCTGCAGCATCGCGGGCAAGAAGCCTCCGGCATCGTCTCATCGGACGGGCAGCACTTTTACGTTCAAAAGGGCAAGGGGCTGGTCGCGGACATCTATTCCAAATCGGTGCTGGCCCAACTCCCCGGCCATATGGCGATCGGCCATAACCGCTATTCGACCGCCGGCGGCAGCGATTTCAAGAACGTCCAACCGCTCACCGTCAATTTCGCGCTGGGCAACCTCGCGCTCGCCCACAATGGCAACCTCATTAACGCCCAGATGTTGCGCAACGAGCTGGAGGCCTACGGCGCGATTTTTCAATCGACCTCCGATACCGAAGTCATCATCCATCTGATCGCCCATTCGCGGGCCGATACATTGCTCGCGCGGGTGGTGGACGCGCTGAGCCAGGTGCGGGGCGCCTACTCGCTCGTGCTGATGACCGACGAAGGGTTGATGGCGGTGCGCGATCCCCACGGCTTCCGGCCGCTCTGTCTCGGTCAGGTGCGAGATAGTTGGATGGTGGCCTCCGAAAGCTGCGCCTTCGATCTGTTGGACGCGGAATATGTGCGGGAGATCGAGCCGGGCGAGCTGGTCGTGATCAACGAAAAAAAGGTCGCGAGTTATCGTCCGTTCGCCCCGGCCAATTCGGCGATGTGCGTGTTTGAATACGTCTATTTCGCCAGGCCGGACAGCAGGATTTTCGGCGGAGGGCATGCGGTCTATCAGGTGCGGAAGGCCCTCGGCCGGCAACTGGCGCAGGAAGCTTGGGTTGCCGCCGACTTGGTGGTGCCGGTCCCGGACTCCGGCGTGCCGGCGGCGCTCGGGTATTCGGAGGGATCGGGCATTCCGTTCGAGACCGGGCTCATGCGGAACCACTATGTCGGCCGTACGTTCATCGAGCCGGAGCAATCCATCCGCCACTTCGGCGTGAAGGTCAAGCTCAATGCCATTCCGGAAGTGTTGGAAGGCAAGCGCGTCGTCGTCGTGGATGATTCCATCGTCCGGGGGACGACGAGCCGCAAGATCGTGAAGATGCTCCGGAACGCCGGGGCTAAAGAAGTCCACATGCGAATCAGCTCGCCCCCGATCGTCGCCCCCTGCTTTTATGGAATCGATACGCCGACCAAGCGGGAACTGATAGGCTCCAGCCACACGGTCGAGGAGATCCGCAAGTACGTAACGGCCGACAGCGTAGCCTACTTGAGTTTGGACGGCATGCTCAAGGCCGCGCCGGCCTCGGCGGAACGGTATTGTGCGGCCTGTTTCACCGACCGCTATCCGATTCCCTTCACGAAAGCGGAAGAGTTGCAGTTAGGGCTGTTCGAGCCTCACCACTGA
- a CDS encoding peroxiredoxin family protein, translating to MTRSHWIIISLLVSLVTAPLVLAAGFFKIGETAPSFSLTSLNGEAVSLESLRGKVVVLGLFHICEPCLMQGTNLQKVYEGTRGKNVAVIGVNSSGNSKNDVMEFLAQFPVKVTYPYLLDPKKVTDKLYGGGKFIPNVYVIDPQGVIRWQRVGNMDLAGADVILQEVEKLLASGGA from the coding sequence ATGACACGTTCGCACTGGATCATCATAAGTCTGCTGGTGTCGCTCGTCACGGCGCCACTCGTCTTGGCCGCCGGCTTCTTCAAGATCGGAGAGACGGCGCCTTCGTTCAGCCTGACGTCGCTCAACGGAGAGGCCGTCTCGCTCGAAAGCCTTCGTGGAAAAGTGGTGGTGCTGGGGCTCTTTCACATTTGCGAGCCCTGCCTGATGCAGGGCACGAACCTGCAAAAGGTCTATGAAGGGACCAGGGGCAAGAACGTGGCGGTCATCGGCGTGAATTCGTCGGGAAATTCGAAAAACGATGTGATGGAGTTCCTGGCTCAGTTCCCGGTCAAGGTCACCTATCCCTATCTGCTCGATCCTAAAAAAGTCACGGATAAGCTCTATGGCGGAGGCAAGTTCATCCCGAACGTCTACGTCATCGATCCGCAAGGGGTGATCCGCTGGCAACGGGTGGGGAATATGGATTTGGCCGGGGCCGACGTGATCCTCCAGGAGGTCGAGAAACTGCTCGCAAGCGGCGGGGCCTGA
- a CDS encoding peptidase MA family metallohydrolase: MYRRNISHLLSSVGIALALFVVYQAWFKPVYLPPSQPISTPSSTADKAKPESPPPPSQIEQDQVREQRRQMRLLAPGNPPPDHRYANLLQEAQEELEKHQAGGAQAKLMELPPTALAEAKVARYAAALWNNLGLEHERTGDTKAAAQAYAKAVSIEPGNRIALLNLAHAYWAQRDPQLTTDFLERLIGLAPDEPFPHLAMADLLQEQDRLADAAQHLDQAASRAQQDPSLRSYLQAVTAKVKRTVQVEQQFTAQSSAHFTVKWDGEEDQTTWMAVLDILEEAYRDIGQRLGYFPQRPIIVVLHTKATFQGATGSPAWADGLFDPVLGRIHIPTQGALTDLPWLTRVVRHEFVHALLHERLGLEAGSLPTWLNEGLAMHLAGDPWPDLDEVLSGVAAGEITLIPLNMLEGGWGRFPGELALVAYLEGNSATGYLIDRFGMEKVRELLTALKSREPISGAIQDRLYLPYDQFQRQWVESINARLSKAKG, encoded by the coding sequence ATGTATCGACGGAACATTTCGCATCTCCTCAGTTCGGTGGGGATCGCTCTGGCCCTGTTCGTCGTCTATCAGGCGTGGTTCAAGCCGGTCTATCTTCCACCCTCCCAACCGATTTCCACTCCGTCGTCCACGGCCGACAAGGCGAAGCCTGAGTCGCCCCCTCCTCCCTCCCAGATCGAGCAGGATCAAGTCCGCGAACAACGGAGACAGATGCGCCTGCTCGCTCCCGGCAATCCGCCCCCCGATCACCGGTACGCCAATCTCTTGCAAGAAGCCCAGGAAGAGTTGGAGAAGCACCAGGCCGGCGGCGCGCAAGCCAAACTGATGGAGTTACCGCCGACAGCCTTGGCGGAGGCCAAGGTCGCGCGGTATGCGGCGGCGCTCTGGAATAACCTCGGCTTGGAACATGAGCGGACCGGGGATACAAAGGCGGCGGCCCAGGCGTACGCCAAGGCCGTCTCGATTGAACCGGGCAACCGAATAGCCTTGCTGAATCTGGCCCATGCCTACTGGGCCCAGCGCGACCCGCAGCTCACAACGGATTTTCTTGAGCGCCTTATCGGCCTTGCGCCGGATGAGCCGTTTCCCCACCTGGCCATGGCGGACCTGCTCCAGGAGCAGGACCGGCTCGCGGATGCGGCTCAACATCTGGACCAGGCCGCCAGCCGGGCCCAGCAGGACCCCAGCCTGCGCTCCTATCTGCAAGCGGTGACCGCCAAGGTGAAACGGACGGTGCAGGTCGAACAGCAGTTCACGGCCCAATCGTCCGCCCACTTCACCGTGAAATGGGATGGAGAAGAAGATCAGACTACCTGGATGGCGGTGCTGGATATCCTCGAAGAGGCCTACCGGGACATCGGGCAGCGTCTGGGCTATTTCCCGCAGAGACCGATCATCGTCGTGCTCCACACCAAAGCCACCTTTCAAGGAGCCACGGGCAGCCCGGCCTGGGCGGATGGGCTTTTCGACCCCGTGTTGGGGCGCATTCACATCCCCACCCAAGGGGCGCTGACGGACCTACCCTGGTTGACCCGGGTGGTGCGGCATGAATTCGTCCATGCGTTGCTGCACGAGCGGCTGGGGTTGGAAGCCGGCAGCCTGCCGACCTGGCTTAACGAAGGGCTTGCGATGCACCTGGCCGGTGACCCCTGGCCGGATCTCGATGAGGTGCTGAGCGGCGTCGCCGCCGGAGAGATCACGCTGATCCCCTTGAACATGCTGGAAGGGGGCTGGGGCCGATTTCCCGGTGAACTGGCTCTGGTCGCGTATCTGGAGGGCAATTCGGCGACAGGTTATCTGATCGACCGCTTCGGAATGGAGAAAGTCAGGGAACTACTCACCGCCCTCAAATCGCGCGAACCCATCTCCGGAGCGATCCAGGACCGCCTCTACCTTCCCTACGATCAGTTCCAACGCCAGTGGGTCGAGTCGATCAATGCCAGGCTGAGCAAAGCCAAGGGATAA